The window GAGATGGTGTGGAATGATTATAGCGGCAGACTGGTGGACATCCTGGACATCCAGATCGAACCCGCATAAACAGACTTTCCCGCTCGCCGCACTTGCTGTATACTCTTTGCTCCTGCACCCCTTCCCGGAACAGACGCGAACTCCTCCGGGAAAGGAGGCAGGTTGATCTGATAATTGCTTTACCTTATACTCACCTTACTGCTTCAGAACAAAGGAGATACCTCATGAACACAGCCCGTGGAAGATTCCTGCCCTCATGTATGCTTGTGCTGGCAACAGCACTGCTTGCTCTGTTGCCCTTCAACACGGTTCAGGCGCAATCAGAAGGTAGTGTGTTGTCCCAAATCCTATCAGGCCTGCAACCTCTTATACAGCCAGGGCAGCCACAACCTGCTACGCAGCCTCAGGCGGCATCAGGTACCTGTAATGCCCGCTATGAAGCTGTCGTCACCGAGGTCAACGGCAGCCCTATGAGCCAGGTGGTCCGGTTTGGCCAATTCCAGAGCCTGGGTAGCGGGCGGATGCCCGTAGCGGCGGCTAAGGAGGCAAAGGAGAATGCAGAACGCTGTATGCAAAGCCAATGGAGCGGCAGGGCCAATGGTTTGCTCCCCTTTGAATGTACGGATCAGCAGCGTATATCCGGTTATACTGTCCGGGATATTGAGCGCACCTTGCAGCAGGAGCTCTGTCAGGCCATCAACCCGCTGCCCTGTAACCAGGGAAAAGCGGATATTCGCTACTCCCTCTTTGCCGTGGTTGATGGAGGGCCGGGATGCGGTACCCGCATGAGTCCGGTCTCCAGAACGATGCTGGCCAGTACCTCTGTTGTCCAGTGCATGTGCCAGGACAACAGGCGAGGCGACCGTGGCTGGGATCGTGGGCGTGATGGTCGACGGGATGATCGGGGCTGGGGCCGTGGCCGCGACGATAGACGCGATGATAGACGAGGCAGTCGTGGTTGGGACCGTGACGAAAGACGGGGAGACCGTGACTGGCGACGTGGACGAGATGATAACAGGTCCGGCGGCAGGCTTTCCGCTCCGCAGCAGGTTACTCCGGTGCAGGGGGCAGTTTTTTACCACCTCCCCCGCCGTACCCTGCTGGCCTGGGAACCTGTGCAGCGTGCTGAGAGCTACCTGGTAGAGATTAAGTACAAGGGCAGGACGTGGAACACCATGAGCACCAACGGCGATGCTACCTTTGTTGCCTTTGATTTCCCCGGCTCAGGGCAGGGCGAGTGGCGCGTTATTCCCCAGGGACGACGAGGCAGGCAGGGGGCACCGAGCCCCTGGTCCAGCTTTACCTACAGACGATAATCAACAGGAAGAAAAGCTCCCTCTCTTGCACCTTCAGAGGTCAAAGGGAGGGAGGAAGAGAAGACATATGAAATACATTCTCCTTATCGGCGATGGCATGGGCGATACCCCGGTGCCGGAACTCGGGGGTAAGACCCCTTTGGAAGCAGCTCATAAGCCCACCATTGACAGACTCTGTGCTGCTGCTGAGCCGTTACTGGTCCGCACTGTCCCGGAGGGCTATCCGCCGGGCAGCGATGTGGCCAATCTCTCCCTGCTCGGCTATGAGCCGGAAAAGTACTACACTGGTCGCGCCCCCCTGGAGGCGGCCAGCATGGGCGTGGAGATTCCTGATGAAGCCCTGGCCTTCCGTTGCAATCTGGTCACAGTGGACTATCTGGATGATGACCGCATGACCATGATTGATTACAGTGCGGGCCATATCAGCAGCGAAGAGGCAGCGGAGTTGATCGCAGCCGTACAGGCGGCCTGTGGCACGGAACAACTACGTTTTTATCCTGGGATCAGCTATCGTCACCTGCTCATCCACCAGGGTGGGGTGCCGGACTCCCTGGGTACGGTCCCTCCCCATGATTATATGGACCAGGATGTAACGGAGTTCTACCGGCAATACCTCGCGATTGATTATCTTGCTGACCTGATGCGGACCTCTGCCCAGGTGCTGGCGGAGCATCCGGTGAATCAGAAGCGCCTGGCAGCTGGTAGGCGGCCTGCCAATGCCATCTGGATCTGGGGGGAAGGAGGGAAGCCTGCCATGAACACCATCCAGGAACGGCACGGCCTGACCGGCAGTCTGATCTCCGCTGTGGATCTGCTCAAAGGGCTGGGCGTGTGCAGCGGCCTGGATGTGCTGGAGGTCGAGGGGGCCACCGGCTATCTGGATACCAATTACCAGGGCAAGGCTGAGGCCGCCCTGGAGGCCTTGAAGAGCCAGGACCTTGCTGTGGTTCATGTTGAGGCCCCGGACGAGGCAGGGCATCAGGGCTCTGTAGCAGATAAGGTGCAGGCTATTGAGGACTTTGATGCCAAGATTGTGGAACCCATTGTGACAGAGATGGATCGTCGGGGCGAACCCTATCGCCTGGTGGTGACGATGGATCATTATACCCCCATTGCTCGCCGCACCCACGAGGATTGGCCTGTGCCTATGTTTCTCTACGACTCCGAGGGCGTGGAGCAGCCTGCCCGAGTGAGCTACACCGAGGCGCACATCATTGCCGCAGCAAAGCAAGGGCAACTTTGCCTGGAGAGCGGGGCAGCCTTCTTTACTCGCTTTGTTATGGCAAAGAATGGAGAGCAGCATGGGTGACCTGCGTATGAAGATGCAGGAGCCGGTCTTTCGGGTCCCGTACCGGGTGATCTACGGCGATACCGACTCCGGTGGCGTGATGTATCATGCTAACTACCTTCGCCTGGCAGAGGTTGGCCGAACAGAGTTGATGCGTCAATGGGCTATGCCCTATAGCGAAATAGAGCGGCAAGGAGTTATCCTGCCCTTGACTGAAAGTTATCTCCGCTATAAGGCTCCGGCCAGGTACGATGACCTTGTGACCATTTCCACGTCTCTTGCCGAACTGAGCTTTGTTACCTGTCGCTTTCATTTTACAATAACCCGCTGGGAAGAGGACCAGGGGCGGGACCGGCTCCTGGTCAAGGGCTTTACCTGTCATGCAAGTATTAATCGACAGGGAAAGCTTATGCCTTTGCCCGACAATATCCGGGAGGCGCTTGAGGGGGTATGGAAGCAGAAATCGTAGGGCCTTTTTCAAAAACAGCAAGAAGAAGGTAAATAGTTCTTGACGGAAGAAGGAAACTCCTTTATATTGTTGCCCAGTGACGCGGGGTGGAGCAGTCTGGTAGCTCGTCGGGCTCATAACCCGAAGGTCATCGGTTCAAATCCGGTCCCCGCTACCACAAAGATATTCAAGGCCGTACAGTTTGATGACTGTACGGCCTTTTTTTATTGGTTTTGACCCTGAACTGTTGTTTCTCCGGTTCAGGGTTTTTTATTTCCAGTGCATCGGGAGCGGGAATTTCAAAGAAATATTTTTTCTGCTGTTGCTTTTCTTCTCTTTAACGCTCTTGAACAATTTCAGCATACGTGATTTAACGAGATGCAATGTATCTCAAGGGTTCAGTTCATGAACTCAGGAAATTTGTTGACCATGACCTGCACTGCCCGGCTGTGTGAACTGTCGGAAGGTATTGCAGATGCGTTTATTGCATGGGCAAAAGAAGAAGGCTTGAGCTTTTGGAGTTAAGCATGGAGACCTCTGATATTATCATCTACAAGACCCATGACGGCAAAAGCTCCGTCGCCCTTTATGCCCAGGATGGCAACGTGTGGCTTAATCAGAAGCAACTGGCGGAACTTTTTGACACCTCTAAGCCGAATATCAGTATGCACATAGCTAACGTGCTGGAAGAAGGGGAGTTGAGCGATAATTCAGTTGTTAAGGATTTCTTAACAACTGCCGCAGACGGCAAACAGTACAAGGTTCGGTACTATGCCCTTCCTATGATACTTGCAGTCGGTTTCCGGGTGCGCAGTATTCGCGGGACGCAGTTTCGCCAGTGGGCAAACCGCCATCTGCATGAGTATATGGTCAAGGGCTTTTTGATAGACGATGAGCGGTTGAAAAACCCGGATGGTCGCCCGGATTATTTTGATGAGATGCTGGAGCGCATTCGGGACATCCGCGCTTCAGAAAAACGTTTTTACCAAAAAGTTCGTGACCTCTTCGCTCTCAGCAGCGATTACGAGAGCAGCGACAAGGCCACCCAGATGTTTTTTTCCGAAGTACAGAACAAGCTCCTGTTTGCCGTGACCGAGCAGACAGCGGCGGAAATTATCGTTAGTCGGGCCAGTGCTGAAAAAAACAACATGGGCCTGACCAGCTGGAAAGGATCGGTTGTCCGCAAGCAGGATATCTACATTGCAAAGAACTATCTCTCAGCCGATGAAATCGACACTCTGAACCGTCTGGTTGTCATCTTTCTGGAAACAGCGGAGTTGCGGGCAAAGAGACGCATTGATACAACGATGGATTTCTGGCGGCAAAACGTTGACCAGATTATTCAGTCCAACGACTTTGCCTTACTGGAGAATAAGGGCAGCATCAGCAAGAAGCGGATGGAACATATTGCCTTGGCTGAATACGGCCAATTCGACGAAAGGCGGAAAGCCTATGAGGCGGAGCTTGCCGACCTGCAGGATGAAGAGGAGTTGAGGCTGTTGGAAAGTAGGGTGAAAGGTCGGAAGAGGCAAGGGGAATGATTACTCAACTATTTTTTGCGGTTCAGGGGTGTAGCTCCTGAATCGAAAGCTTTTTTTGCAGCCTTGAAGAAAACAAGGACAATTAAGGCAGAAAAAAGGAAGGCTGTACAAGGAAACTTGTACAGCCTTTTTTTTGAAGTATTGAGCCGAAACGAAAATATTTTACTTCTCTTTTGTTGCTCTGTGCTTACTACAAGGAGAACGACGAGAGTTTATGACATTGCATTGGAATCAATCCAGACGGTTCCAGCATCGATGAAGTAATCCAAGTCTTCTTCATAATCTCTGTTTCTCAGGCAAAGGTCCAGGAGAAATTCCCTGGCATGCTTATACATTTTATTTCGCCTTCTCTCTATCTCTTCCTGCCCTCCCTTATGTGTTATTCCTTCGATTATACCCTCAATGATGGATTCCAGGATAGGGGTGTAATCGGCGGCATTATCCATAAGGATGGATTCATGACGTAGGTGCAGACTGTCAAGTATTGACAGGAGTATTCTTTCTTCCTTGGTTTTCATGGCGCTACTCATCAGGTAAAAGTTATGCAATGGTTGAACGCTTGCGATGCTTTGGTTTTAGGAGACGTTGTTCCAAGCATAAGGGGCAAGGCGCTTAGGCGTGGAGCTCAACATGTCCCCGACGTTTTATCTCGTTTAGGACAACTCCGGTTACTTTGAAATAAGGGATTTCTTCTTTCCTGACCAGATGGTAAAAATCGCATTGCAGGCATTCTGTGTTTTTGGCTTTGCTGAGTTTGCCCCTTTTTTCCGTTGTGCTCTGGCAGAGATTATCTCGGAGCACCCAGCAGCAACGCCCGCCGTTCAGACCGTCATGGACACCGTCAGCCCTCTGTTCCAGGGCAACAGGACAGACTCCCTCAGCGGAGTTAATGCCTCCGGGCTCCCTGCCGCAACGTTTGAACTCCCAACAGTTGATTTTTTTCTGTTTCATGATGATCCCCATGACGTCTTCCTCCAATTGCAAGATAGTGGGTAAATGTGAGCAGAACTTGAGCAGCGTGTTATGTTTTGTTCAGCATCAAGCTGTTATTTGATCCAAACTTCAACCCGACGATTTTTCTCGCGTCCAGAAGCTGTGGTATTGGAGGCGATAGGCAATTCCTCACCAACACAGATGACGTCGCGTATGGGCAGACCCATTGCCTCGAACTCTTCCTTGACGGCCTCTGCCCGTCTGCATGACTTGTTGAAGTTCTCTTCGTACGGGCCTTCGCTATCGGAAAATCCGACCAGAATGGTCTCGCCTATGCGGTTTGTTGCCAAGAAGTTCATCAACCTGTCCAGATCACGTAGGCCTCTATTATCCAGCTTCATGGTGTCTCCTTTAAAACGAAAACTTGCGGATAATTTTTTGGCTCCTCGTACCGTATTCAGATATTTATAGAGTTTTTGGAAATTATGATTTAATCCAGAAACCTCTACCTTATGTTCAGAGGCTGTGATGGTGAGATCAACAAAGTGATTTTGGCGGACATATTTTTGTCCCTCTTCGCCTAGGGCAAAGGCTATAAATTGCTGAGAGTAAGGATTGTCGGGCAGGGCAGGGATGTATAGGTGTAACCGACGGCTGACAGGATAATCTTCTGTTGCCACCGTGAAAACTGTGGGTCTAATGGCTGTACCACCATCTGAAATACTGAGAACCTTATTGAATTTTACATAGGGAAGCCCGCAATAACCGATGGCATTTATATCCGCGTTAACAGCATCAGAGAGCTTTTCGTTGGAGTCCCATAAGGTCGCAGAGGATGCTGTTTTTTTTCCTTTTCCCAGGATGAGACTTTTAAAGGTATCATGGGTACCTGAATTCTCATCACGGCCATGAATCTTTATGGCGCCATCCCTTCCGCCGACTTCTGACCAATTTTTGATTTCACCGGTGAATATCTTGGCAAGGGTCTCGGACTTCATGCGTGAGCGAATGGTATTGGCTGCATTGACGATAATGGCCACGCCGTCCAGAGCCAGGATATGCTCACTGGCCACCCCCTTCATATCGCCGAACTCGG is drawn from Candidatus Electrothrix aestuarii and contains these coding sequences:
- a CDS encoding cofactor-independent phosphoglycerate mutase → MKYILLIGDGMGDTPVPELGGKTPLEAAHKPTIDRLCAAAEPLLVRTVPEGYPPGSDVANLSLLGYEPEKYYTGRAPLEAASMGVEIPDEALAFRCNLVTVDYLDDDRMTMIDYSAGHISSEEAAELIAAVQAACGTEQLRFYPGISYRHLLIHQGGVPDSLGTVPPHDYMDQDVTEFYRQYLAIDYLADLMRTSAQVLAEHPVNQKRLAAGRRPANAIWIWGEGGKPAMNTIQERHGLTGSLISAVDLLKGLGVCSGLDVLEVEGATGYLDTNYQGKAEAALEALKSQDLAVVHVEAPDEAGHQGSVADKVQAIEDFDAKIVEPIVTEMDRRGEPYRLVVTMDHYTPIARRTHEDWPVPMFLYDSEGVEQPARVSYTEAHIIAAAKQGQLCLESGAAFFTRFVMAKNGEQHG
- a CDS encoding virulence RhuM family protein — encoded protein: METSDIIIYKTHDGKSSVALYAQDGNVWLNQKQLAELFDTSKPNISMHIANVLEEGELSDNSVVKDFLTTAADGKQYKVRYYALPMILAVGFRVRSIRGTQFRQWANRHLHEYMVKGFLIDDERLKNPDGRPDYFDEMLERIRDIRASEKRFYQKVRDLFALSSDYESSDKATQMFFSEVQNKLLFAVTEQTAAEIIVSRASAEKNNMGLTSWKGSVVRKQDIYIAKNYLSADEIDTLNRLVVIFLETAELRAKRRIDTTMDFWRQNVDQIIQSNDFALLENKGSISKKRMEHIALAEYGQFDERRKAYEAELADLQDEEELRLLESRVKGRKRQGE
- a CDS encoding thioesterase family protein → MGDLRMKMQEPVFRVPYRVIYGDTDSGGVMYHANYLRLAEVGRTELMRQWAMPYSEIERQGVILPLTESYLRYKAPARYDDLVTISTSLAELSFVTCRFHFTITRWEEDQGRDRLLVKGFTCHASINRQGKLMPLPDNIREALEGVWKQKS
- a CDS encoding two-CW domain-containing protein, translated to MKQKKINCWEFKRCGREPGGINSAEGVCPVALEQRADGVHDGLNGGRCCWVLRDNLCQSTTEKRGKLSKAKNTECLQCDFYHLVRKEEIPYFKVTGVVLNEIKRRGHVELHA
- a CDS encoding phosphate ABC transporter substrate-binding/OmpA family protein, encoding MQENDDFLTSSMYKGVATIALIILLSLSLIKAASAQGKETILRLHGSNTIGAKLAPDLAEAFLKKMGAQSVSRNVLVPGAEVDVEGKFPSENKTRVIEIKAHGSSTGFKDLKAGTCDIAMASRRVKDKEVEALAEFGDMKGVASEHILALDGVAIIVNAANTIRSRMKSETLAKIFTGEIKNWSEVGGRDGAIKIHGRDENSGTHDTFKSLILGKGKKTASSATLWDSNEKLSDAVNADINAIGYCGLPYVKFNKVLSISDGGTAIRPTVFTVATEDYPVSRRLHLYIPALPDNPYSQQFIAFALGEEGQKYVRQNHFVDLTITASEHKVEVSGLNHNFQKLYKYLNTVRGAKKLSASFRFKGDTMKLDNRGLRDLDRLMNFLATNRIGETILVGFSDSEGPYEENFNKSCRRAEAVKEEFEAMGLPIRDVICVGEELPIASNTTASGREKNRRVEVWIK